The Aedes aegypti strain LVP_AGWG chromosome 3, AaegL5.0 Primary Assembly, whole genome shotgun sequence genome contains a region encoding:
- the LOC5578482 gene encoding uncharacterized protein LOC5578482 isoform X2: protein MQATGLTGSEGPQDGDWERCHPEASSPLQVEAVYVSESDWYLPDPPEPECGTSRGKTPMVLVQRLPSSVVRRYINESNAHIFASTAFGSAPASYDEQTIQTANGKKTLKRLQEEATQLKLPTKGTKAQLEKRLKIYRENDLNRSLVETAMTVLPLDATEFRDVPPYWALRDISVANITWLSAVAVFNYFQDRNAMNSYKNGRTLLKDCFLKHVSYGRVMILMKLY, encoded by the exons ATGCAAGCAACCGGATTGACCGGCAGTGAAGGCCCGCAGGACGGCGATTGGGAAAG ATGCCATCCGGAAGCCTCTTCGCCGCTGCAAGTAGAGGCGGTGTACGTGTCGGAATCAGATTGGTACCTGCCGGACCCGCCGGAGCCAGAGTGCGGAACTAGCAGAGGAAAAACTCCCATGGTTTTGGTGCAGAGGCTGCCATCCTCTGTAGTCCGGAGGTACATCAATGAGAGCAACGCGCATATATTCG cATCTACAGCTTTTGGTTCAGCTCCTGCGTCATATGATGAACAAACGATACAAACAGCAAACGGAAAGAAGACGTTGAAGCGATTACAAGAGGAGGCGACACAGCTGAAGTTACCTACAAAAGGAACAAAGGCCCAACTAGAAAAACG ATTAAAAATATACAGAGAAAATGATCTGAACCGAAGCCTTGTCGAAACTGCTATGACTGTCTTGCCTCTGGATGCTACAGAGTTTCGCGATGTGCCACCTTACTGGGCCTTGCGTGACATTTCGGTTGCTAATATCACCTGGCTGTCTGCAGTTGCCGTTTTCAACTACTTTCAAGATAGAAATGCTATGAATAGTTACAAAAACGGAAGAACGCTATTAAAGGATTGCTTCCTAAAACATGTATCGTATGGACGGGTAATGATTTTAATGAAGCTTTACTAA
- the LOC5578481 gene encoding glutathione peroxidase, with protein sequence MDAKSAKSIFDFTATDINGNDVDLSKYKGTVCIVTNFSIKDSACEKVFSMLSSLYSKFQNSTRKDLNILLFPCSQFGSKESTNDILDYFEHKYDRPVGDVFAEIDVNGSKSVELYKFMKMKKPGNCGGFINGNFTMFLTDRNGVPVERFASNVHPYLLEELIEQHSG encoded by the exons ATGGATGCCAAATCAGCAAAGTCCATTTTCGACTTCACCGCCACGGACATCAACGGTAATGACGTTGACCTGAGCAAGTACAAGGGAACCGTGTGCATCGTTACTAATTTTTCCATCAAGGACTCCGCGTGTGAGAAAGTTTTCTCGATGCTGAGCTCGCTTTACAGCAAGTTTCAAAACAGCACCAGAAAAG ATTTGAACATTCTTCTATTTCCGTGCTCACAGTTCGGTTCCAAGGAATCGACGAACGATATTCTCGACTATTTCGAGCACAAATACGACCGCCCGGTTGGAGATGTATTTGCTGAGATTGAT GTCAATGGTTCGAAGAGCGTTGAGTTGTACAAATTTATGAAGATGAAAAAACCGGGAAATTGTGGAGGATTCATCAATGGAAACTTTACGATGTTCCTGACTGATAGGAATGGTGTTCCTGTGGAACGCTTTGCATCGAATGTACATCCATATTTATTAGAGGAGCTGATTGAACAACATTCTGGGtag